In Lachnospiraceae bacterium, the following are encoded in one genomic region:
- a CDS encoding tRNA1(Val) (adenine(37)-N6)-methyltransferase, which translates to MERIDELQRGGYRIIQDPDRFCFGTDAVLLADFAKAKPGETVMDMCSGSGVVPILMLARYPKAQYTALELQPEMAALAERSMRLNQIEDRVQVQQGDVRCVRQLFQPQSFQAVTVNPPYMKAEHGLTSQAEAVQIARHEICCTLRDVVEAAAYLLPSRGRLYMVHRPQRLSEIFSELRRVSLEPKRLQMVHPYIDKEPTQVLIEAVLQGGTELRVQPPLITYAAPGVYTKQMLEVYGQDGHHSSM; encoded by the coding sequence ATGGAGCGAATCGATGAATTACAGCGAGGCGGCTACCGGATCATTCAGGATCCGGACCGCTTTTGTTTTGGCACGGATGCGGTGCTGCTGGCTGATTTTGCCAAGGCAAAGCCGGGAGAGACCGTGATGGATATGTGCAGCGGCAGCGGTGTTGTGCCGATTTTGATGCTGGCGCGCTACCCTAAAGCGCAGTATACAGCGCTGGAGCTGCAGCCTGAGATGGCGGCGCTGGCAGAGCGCAGTATGCGGCTCAATCAGATTGAGGACCGGGTGCAGGTGCAGCAGGGCGATGTGCGCTGCGTGAGGCAGCTTTTTCAGCCGCAGAGCTTTCAGGCGGTCACGGTCAATCCGCCGTATATGAAGGCGGAGCACGGGCTGACCAGCCAAGCGGAGGCAGTGCAGATCGCGCGGCATGAGATCTGCTGTACGCTGCGCGATGTCGTCGAGGCCGCCGCCTATTTGCTGCCCAGCAGGGGGCGGCTGTATATGGTGCACCGCCCACAGCGCCTGAGCGAGATTTTCAGCGAGCTGCGGCGCGTATCATTAGAGCCGAAACGCCTGCAAATGGTGCATCCATATATTGATAAGGAGCCGACGCAGGTGCTCATAGAAGCGGTCCTGCAAGGAGGGACGGAGCTGCGCGTGCAGCCGCCGCTGATCACCTATGCAGCGCCGGGGGTTTATACAAAACAAATGCTGGAGGTATATGGTCAGGATGGTCACCATTCATCGATGTGA
- a CDS encoding dTMP kinase → MGLLITLEGPDGSGKTMQMDMLEQALLERGYPVVRSREPGGTAIGEAIRGVILDPQYAEMDQMTEALLYAASRAQHVAEKIKPAMEKGSIVLLDRFLDSSLVYQGIGRGMTIETIEAINRFATGGLQPDATFMIYIDYEEGLRRKKKQKGSLDRMEQQQEAFHRRVNEGYLTLAHRYPERIVLIDGARDPQAVHQDILKRVQKLAEARS, encoded by the coding sequence ATGGGTTTACTGATTACGCTGGAGGGGCCGGATGGTTCTGGCAAGACGATGCAGATGGATATGCTGGAGCAGGCTCTTTTGGAACGAGGCTATCCAGTGGTCAGAAGCAGAGAGCCCGGCGGTACTGCTATTGGCGAGGCGATTCGCGGTGTAATTTTGGATCCGCAGTATGCTGAGATGGATCAGATGACTGAAGCGCTGCTATATGCGGCCTCCCGAGCGCAGCATGTGGCAGAGAAGATCAAGCCGGCCATGGAAAAAGGCAGCATCGTACTATTAGATCGTTTTTTGGATTCCAGCTTGGTCTACCAGGGGATCGGACGCGGTATGACCATTGAAACCATTGAGGCGATTAACCGGTTTGCGACCGGCGGCCTGCAGCCGGATGCAACATTTATGATATATATTGATTATGAAGAAGGGCTTCGCAGAAAGAAAAAGCAAAAGGGAAGCCTGGACCGGATGGAGCAGCAGCAGGAGGCGTTTCATCGCAGGGTTAATGAAGGGTATCTGACATTGGCACATCGGTATCCCGAGCGAATCGTATTGATTGATGGGGCAAGGGATCCGCAGGCAGTGCATCAAGATATTTTGAAACGCGTACAGAAACTGGCAGAGGCCAGATCGTGA
- the holB gene encoding DNA polymerase III subunit delta' yields the protein MADQLSREGASFSAILGHEGPKAHLKAATASGQLGHAYLLEGIRGIGKKTLTDAFVKALLCQHRSEDGESCGSCAACRSFDHHNHPDVKRIAPAEDKNSISVKQIREELIKDINICPYDSLRKVYIIEAADKLTIEAQNAMLKTLEEPPTYGIIVLLAESSTSFLPTVLSRCVRISLQPLNQALIGDWLQKRGIPKEKANMAAAFAQGAPGQALQLCENEEFEEIRRAVFDFLARIPEASQLEVMRGQQLWEKYKSAQDKLFSFMLVWYRDILVYQETGEPGRLLCSDQTRTICGLAAYYSSEKLIQIVETILDIDKKLKANANPALAIDCLLMILK from the coding sequence ATGGCTGATCAATTGAGCAGAGAGGGAGCCTCTTTTTCTGCTATATTGGGACATGAAGGGCCGAAGGCTCATTTAAAGGCGGCGACTGCGAGCGGCCAGCTGGGGCATGCATACCTGCTGGAGGGTATTCGCGGCATAGGAAAAAAGACGCTCACCGATGCATTTGTCAAAGCGCTGCTTTGTCAGCACAGAAGTGAGGATGGCGAAAGCTGCGGAAGCTGTGCGGCCTGTCGCAGCTTTGATCATCATAATCATCCGGATGTAAAGAGGATTGCGCCGGCAGAGGATAAAAACAGCATTTCAGTTAAGCAGATTCGGGAAGAGCTGATCAAAGATATCAATATTTGTCCATATGATAGCCTGCGAAAGGTATACATCATAGAGGCAGCGGATAAGCTGACCATAGAGGCGCAAAATGCAATGCTCAAGACGCTGGAGGAGCCGCCGACGTACGGTATTATCGTATTGCTGGCAGAAAGCAGCACCTCTTTTTTGCCGACAGTTTTATCTCGCTGCGTAAGGATTAGTCTGCAGCCGCTCAATCAGGCGCTGATCGGAGACTGGCTGCAAAAGCGGGGCATACCAAAGGAAAAAGCCAATATGGCGGCCGCGTTTGCGCAGGGGGCGCCGGGGCAGGCTCTGCAGCTGTGTGAAAATGAAGAATTTGAAGAGATCCGGCGCGCGGTATTTGATTTTTTAGCGCGTATTCCAGAGGCTTCTCAGCTGGAAGTGATGCGCGGGCAGCAGCTATGGGAAAAATATAAGTCAGCGCAGGACAAGCTGTTTTCGTTTATGCTTGTCTGGTACCGCGATATCTTGGTCTATCAGGAGACGGGCGAGCCTGGGAGGCTTCTGTGCAGCGACCAGACAAGAACCATTTGCGGCTTAGCCGCTTACTATTCAAGTGAAAAACTCATTCAAATCGTGGAGACGATATTGGATATTGATAAAAAGCTAAAGGCGAATGCCAATCCGGCACTAGCCATCGATTGCTTATTGATGATTTTAAAGTAG
- the rsmI gene encoding 16S rRNA (cytidine(1402)-2'-O)-methyltransferase — MQGMLYLCPTPIGNLGDISQRTLETLQAVDLIAAEDTRSTGLLLKQYHIQTPLISYHQHNERERSEELIHKIKEGRQIALVTDAGMPAISDPGQILVRRCHEAGVLVTALPGPCAFVTALALSGLDSRRFTFEGFLPADKKECQQVLADLRESTKTTIFYEAPHRLKQTLKLLSEAAGERPAAAVRELTKKFEEVRLLPLRELAAYYEEHEPRGEFVILIEGKTKEQRLAEQQKRYEALSIEEHMALYAELPEKEAMKAVAKDRGITKRDVYAQLKK; from the coding sequence ATGCAAGGAATGCTTTATCTGTGCCCAACGCCGATTGGGAATTTGGGCGATATCAGCCAGCGCACGCTGGAAACGCTGCAGGCAGTCGATCTGATCGCGGCTGAAGACACGCGCAGTACCGGGCTGTTGTTAAAGCAATATCACATCCAGACGCCGCTGATCAGCTATCATCAGCATAATGAAAGGGAACGCTCAGAGGAGCTGATTCATAAAATAAAAGAAGGGCGGCAGATTGCGCTGGTTACCGATGCCGGGATGCCGGCGATCTCGGATCCCGGTCAGATTTTAGTGCGCCGCTGCCATGAGGCCGGCGTTCTGGTTACGGCGCTGCCGGGACCATGCGCCTTTGTGACGGCCTTGGCGCTGAGCGGACTGGATTCGCGGCGCTTTACATTTGAAGGGTTTTTACCGGCAGATAAAAAAGAGTGTCAGCAGGTGCTGGCAGATTTGAGAGAGAGTACCAAAACAACCATTTTTTATGAGGCGCCGCATCGGTTAAAGCAGACGCTGAAGCTGCTCAGTGAAGCGGCCGGAGAACGTCCTGCGGCGGCTGTGCGCGAGCTGACAAAGAAGTTCGAGGAGGTGCGCCTGCTTCCGCTGCGGGAGCTGGCGGCCTATTATGAGGAGCATGAGCCGCGGGGAGAATTTGTGATTTTAATTGAAGGAAAAACAAAGGAGCAGCGGCTGGCGGAGCAGCAGAAGCGATATGAAGCACTGAGCATAGAGGAGCATATGGCGCTGTATGCAGAGCTTCCGGAGAAGGAGGCCATGAAGGCAGTGGCAAAAGACAGAGGGATTACCAAGCGCGATGTGTATGCACAGCTGAAGAAGTAA
- a CDS encoding GNAT family N-acetyltransferase, whose product MKNIYWQRLFDENTKHVKNVEKRSDMPGDLQLALDHRDEDVYGVFEADTLVGIALICPGEEAFISLYMMPEYRGRGIAGFVLKEWEEMLRQEGTTQIVTAYAKEFSGFMQKRGYQRQFSSAYMKYAGEQYEVDASPVRQYQDADYHTVQAFHAKAFHEMRLQVGDFPDSVQEQPSEEERQEWAATKEDRLVYVKDSRVVAYANVDGCELDGISVAPEQQGQGIGKQFAKCVCNYILDQGYSEISLFCVVGNKARRMYDQLGFKEVVVNEYGRKLLG is encoded by the coding sequence ATGAAAAACATATATTGGCAGCGGCTTTTTGATGAAAATACAAAGCATGTAAAAAATGTAGAAAAGCGGAGCGATATGCCGGGTGACTTACAGCTGGCATTGGATCATAGAGATGAAGATGTGTACGGAGTGTTTGAAGCGGATACGCTGGTGGGGATCGCTTTGATCTGCCCAGGGGAAGAGGCCTTTATCTCGCTCTATATGATGCCGGAGTATAGGGGGAGAGGAATTGCAGGCTTTGTCTTAAAAGAATGGGAGGAAATGCTGCGGCAGGAGGGAACAACGCAGATTGTAACGGCTTATGCGAAAGAGTTTTCCGGGTTTATGCAGAAAAGAGGCTATCAGAGGCAGTTTTCTTCTGCTTATATGAAATATGCGGGCGAGCAGTATGAGGTGGATGCATCACCAGTCAGGCAGTATCAGGATGCGGATTATCATACCGTGCAGGCGTTTCATGCAAAGGCCTTTCATGAAATGCGGCTGCAGGTAGGAGACTTCCCGGATTCTGTACAGGAGCAGCCCAGCGAAGAGGAGCGGCAGGAGTGGGCGGCCACTAAAGAGGATCGACTCGTTTATGTAAAGGATTCCAGAGTTGTTGCCTATGCAAATGTGGATGGCTGTGAGCTGGATGGTATTTCTGTGGCGCCGGAGCAGCAGGGGCAAGGCATTGGCAAACAATTTGCCAAATGTGTGTGCAATTATATATTGGATCAGGGGTATTCAGAAATTTCCCTCTTTTGTGTAGTCGGCAATAAGGCGAGGAGGATGTATGACCAGCTGGGGTTTAAAGAAGTGGTAGTCAATGAATATGGAAGGAAGCTATTAGGCTAA
- a CDS encoding DUF362 domain-containing protein — protein MVRMVTIHRCESYQTEALEQALTAAIEDIGGLGPYIKQGETVLLKVNLVMGKGPEQAATTHPAFVAALARRLKAYGCRVIIGDSPGGPFNAAMLRRIYKITGMQQAAEESGAELSLNTNSVQLSGVAGKMLKNLTVTAMSQEADQVISVCKLKTHGMMTYTGAVKNMFGTVPGTMKAEYHVRMPKMDDFADALIDICEAKRPVLSFMDAVMGMEGDGPTSGSPRKIGAVLASASPYELDIVAAGLIGLGEQQVPTLKAAAARGLAPCAVQTKGDAPEEFVVRDFRMPEHIHTDLSQGGFLPKVGMKLLRPKVRFDLAQCVGCGDCAANCPAKVIVMKQRREGEKNHRLRKPVVDYRNCIRCFCCQELCPQSAVHVKESWVFRLANRI, from the coding sequence ATGGTCAGGATGGTCACCATTCATCGATGTGAAAGCTATCAGACAGAGGCGCTGGAGCAGGCGCTCACAGCGGCCATAGAGGATATAGGCGGGCTCGGTCCCTATATTAAGCAGGGGGAGACCGTGCTGCTCAAGGTTAACCTGGTCATGGGCAAGGGGCCCGAGCAGGCGGCCACGACGCACCCCGCCTTTGTAGCGGCGCTTGCCAGGCGGCTCAAGGCCTATGGATGCCGCGTGATCATTGGCGATAGTCCCGGAGGCCCGTTCAACGCAGCCATGCTGCGCCGGATTTATAAAATCACCGGCATGCAGCAGGCGGCCGAAGAGAGCGGCGCAGAGCTGAGCCTCAATACCAATAGCGTTCAGCTTTCCGGCGTGGCCGGAAAAATGCTTAAGAATCTCACCGTAACGGCTATGAGCCAGGAAGCGGATCAGGTGATCTCTGTGTGCAAGCTAAAGACACATGGGATGATGACCTATACCGGTGCGGTGAAAAATATGTTTGGCACGGTCCCCGGCACGATGAAAGCAGAATACCATGTGCGCATGCCGAAAATGGACGACTTTGCCGATGCGCTGATCGATATCTGTGAGGCAAAGCGGCCTGTGTTATCGTTTATGGATGCGGTGATGGGCATGGAGGGCGATGGGCCGACCAGTGGATCGCCGCGTAAGATCGGCGCTGTACTGGCATCGGCGAGTCCTTATGAGCTGGACATCGTGGCGGCAGGGCTGATCGGCCTTGGCGAGCAGCAGGTGCCGACGTTGAAGGCGGCTGCCGCGAGGGGGTTGGCGCCTTGCGCCGTGCAGACGAAGGGGGATGCGCCGGAGGAGTTTGTGGTTCGGGATTTTCGCATGCCGGAGCATATCCATACGGATCTGTCACAGGGGGGGTTTTTGCCGAAGGTTGGCATGAAGCTGCTGCGGCCTAAGGTGCGCTTTGATCTGGCACAGTGCGTGGGCTGCGGGGATTGTGCGGCGAATTGCCCGGCGAAGGTGATTGTGATGAAGCAGCGCCGCGAGGGAGAAAAAAACCACCGGCTGAGAAAACCGGTGGTGGATTATCGGAATTGTATTCGCTGCTTTTGCTGTCAGGAGCTTTGTCCGCAGAGCGCGGTGCATGTGAAGGAGTCGTGGGTGTTTAGGCTTGCGAATCGAATTTAG
- a CDS encoding stage 0 sporulation family protein, with product MTTVIGVRFRHAGRIYYFNPGAYRIQKGEYVIVETMRGIEYGLVVTEPRLAAEEDIVAPLRNVLRKATEKDKEIYAKNMAAEKEAFDICLEKIKAHHLDMNLVEVEYTFDGNKILFYFTADGRVDFRELVKDLAALFRTRIELRQIGVRDETKMGGGIGICGRPYCCASFLSDFAPVSIKMAKDQNLSLNPTKISGTCGRLMCCLKYEESTYEELNKKLPDEGDLVETPSGEGEVLHVNVLRQLIKVGVTQEKGDVLITEFPLDEIKIVKKRRNRRQNQEYMDKEDQKQLKELEKEF from the coding sequence TTGACTACGGTAATAGGAGTGCGCTTTCGGCACGCAGGCAGGATTTATTATTTTAACCCGGGTGCATACCGCATTCAGAAGGGCGAGTATGTGATCGTGGAGACGATGCGCGGGATTGAGTACGGGTTGGTGGTGACGGAGCCGCGCCTGGCGGCGGAAGAGGATATTGTGGCACCTCTTCGGAATGTGCTGCGAAAGGCGACGGAGAAGGATAAAGAGATCTATGCCAAGAATATGGCGGCCGAGAAGGAGGCCTTTGATATTTGTCTGGAGAAGATCAAGGCACACCATCTGGATATGAATTTGGTAGAGGTGGAGTACACCTTTGACGGCAATAAAATTTTGTTTTATTTTACAGCGGATGGACGCGTTGATTTTCGAGAGCTGGTTAAGGATCTAGCGGCGCTGTTTAGGACGCGGATCGAGCTGCGGCAGATTGGAGTGCGTGATGAGACGAAGATGGGTGGAGGCATTGGAATCTGCGGCCGGCCGTATTGCTGCGCATCCTTCCTTTCGGATTTTGCGCCGGTGTCGATTAAGATGGCGAAGGATCAGAACCTGTCTCTGAATCCGACTAAGATCTCAGGAACCTGCGGCCGTTTGATGTGCTGCTTAAAATATGAGGAGAGCACCTATGAGGAGCTGAATAAAAAGCTGCCGGATGAGGGCGATCTGGTGGAGACGCCGAGCGGCGAGGGCGAGGTACTGCATGTGAATGTGCTGCGTCAGCTGATCAAGGTGGGCGTCACACAGGAGAAGGGCGATGTGCTTATTACGGAGTTTCCTTTGGATGAGATTAAGATTGTCAAAAAGCGCAGAAACCGCCGGCAAAATCAGGAATATATGGATAAAGAGGACCAAAAGCAGCTTAAGGAGCTGGAAAAGGAATTTTAA
- the trkA gene encoding Trk system potassium transporter TrkA produces the protein MNIIIVGCGKIGSTILASLVAEGHDVTVLDVNPEVIADVTNVHDVMAVCGSGIDCETLEEANTEMAELFLALTPSDELNMVSCFLAKRMGAKHTVARISAPSYRGRSLAFMKQQLGISMIINPEQIAAEELLSLLKLPAGVKTEYFSRRNFEMIELRLREDSPLDGISLSTLRAQYKAKFLICAVRRGEEVFIPDGNFVLQSGDEINLTATPSEIDKLLRAWGYLQKGSRSVMVLGGSRTAYHLGRMLIEIGASVKIIEKDRQRCRELCEALPKAVIINGDGAKQEILREEGLLSTDAFISLTGMDEENILMSIFAASQGVPKALTKVDRNEFMLMAQKLGLDSIISPKELISNLVVRYARALENSMGSNVETLYKMMDGKAEALEFIAKRGFKKAQIPFKYLELKSNILIVGIIRGRKTIIPDGEDMIMVGDKVIVLATNQRLYDLTDILK, from the coding sequence ATGAATATTATTATTGTTGGCTGTGGAAAGATCGGTTCAACGATTTTGGCGAGTCTCGTTGCGGAGGGACACGATGTAACGGTGCTGGATGTGAATCCCGAGGTGATCGCAGATGTTACAAATGTACATGATGTGATGGCCGTGTGCGGAAGCGGTATTGATTGTGAAACGCTGGAGGAAGCCAATACGGAGATGGCGGAGCTTTTTCTGGCGCTTACCCCTTCGGACGAGCTGAATATGGTAAGCTGCTTTTTAGCTAAGCGCATGGGGGCTAAGCATACGGTGGCCCGCATCAGTGCACCTAGCTATAGAGGGCGCAGTCTGGCCTTTATGAAGCAGCAGCTGGGAATTTCCATGATTATCAATCCGGAGCAGATTGCGGCGGAAGAGCTGCTTAGTCTGCTGAAATTGCCGGCTGGGGTCAAAACAGAGTATTTTTCTAGAAGAAATTTTGAGATGATTGAGCTGCGGCTGCGGGAGGATTCACCATTGGATGGGATCAGCCTCAGTACGCTGCGTGCGCAGTACAAGGCCAAGTTCCTGATCTGCGCGGTGCGCAGAGGAGAAGAGGTGTTTATTCCGGATGGTAATTTTGTGCTGCAAAGCGGAGATGAAATCAACCTGACGGCGACGCCTTCGGAGATTGATAAATTGCTGCGTGCATGGGGATATCTGCAAAAAGGCTCGCGCAGCGTCATGGTTTTGGGCGGCAGCCGGACCGCATATCATCTGGGGCGTATGCTGATCGAGATTGGCGCTTCGGTTAAGATCATTGAAAAGGACCGCCAGCGCTGCCGGGAGCTTTGCGAGGCGCTGCCAAAGGCCGTTATCATCAACGGCGACGGAGCCAAGCAGGAAATTCTGCGGGAGGAGGGGCTCTTATCTACAGATGCGTTCATCTCCCTTACCGGCATGGATGAGGAAAATATTCTGATGTCTATTTTTGCAGCGTCGCAGGGGGTTCCGAAGGCGCTGACCAAGGTGGATCGCAATGAGTTTATGCTGATGGCGCAAAAGCTGGGGCTTGACAGCATTATTTCGCCAAAGGAGCTGATCTCGAATTTGGTAGTACGCTATGCCAGAGCGCTGGAGAACTCCATGGGCAGCAATGTGGAAACACTGTATAAAATGATGGACGGCAAGGCGGAGGCGCTGGAGTTTATTGCCAAGCGCGGCTTTAAAAAGGCGCAGATTCCGTTTAAATATTTAGAATTAAAATCCAATATCCTGATTGTGGGGATCATTCGCGGACGTAAGACCATTATCCCGGATGGTGAGGATATGATCATGGTTGGCGATAAGGTGATCGTGCTGGCGACCAACCAGCGGCTGTATGATTTGACAGATATTTTAAAATAA
- a CDS encoding HIT family protein, with protein sequence MSDCIFCKIASGEIPSYTVYEDDQFRVIMDLSPVSPGHMLILPKGHYQDLYELPEELAAAAMRLAKRLAAAVQEALRPDGLNVMQNNGKAAGQTVMHYHLHLIPCYGDAGNFTLREGQSATQEELEETAAKIQSQLA encoded by the coding sequence ATGAGTGACTGCATTTTCTGCAAAATTGCCAGCGGCGAGATTCCGTCGTATACGGTGTATGAGGATGATCAGTTTCGGGTGATCATGGATCTGAGTCCAGTGAGCCCTGGGCATATGCTGATTCTGCCGAAGGGGCATTATCAGGATTTATATGAGCTGCCGGAGGAACTGGCGGCTGCGGCTATGCGGCTGGCAAAACGGCTGGCGGCGGCTGTGCAGGAGGCGCTGCGGCCGGATGGGCTGAATGTGATGCAAAACAACGGCAAGGCGGCAGGGCAGACAGTGATGCATTATCATCTGCACCTCATCCCATGCTATGGGGACGCAGGCAATTTTACGCTGCGGGAGGGACAGAGCGCTACGCAGGAGGAGCTAGAAGAGACGGCCGCTAAGATTCAGTCACAGCTGGCATAG